The Thermococcus sp. Bubb.Bath genome has a window encoding:
- a CDS encoding 6-carboxytetrahydropterin synthase, translated as MTIGPLKHKNLNRIFKNPTTENIALWIAEQIKTNLPENIKLYKIVLWEGDENGVEFEF; from the coding sequence ATGACAATAGGACCATTAAAACATAAAAATCTCAACAGAATATTTAAAAATCCAACCACAGAAAACATAGCCCTATGGATTGCTGAACAGATTAAAACAAACTTGCCGGAGAATATCAAACTTTACAAAATCGTTTTGTGGGAAGGAGACGAAAATGGGGTTGAATTCGAGTTTTAA